From Halorientalis litorea:
GTTCCCGTCGGTATCCCGCGCCGCGTCGAGTACGTCGCCGCTCGCCGTCACGTCGCTCGCCGTCGCGCCGGCGAGTGCCAGCACCGGGTCGGCCTCGCCGAGTTCGGCCGCGACGGCGAAGGCTCGCTCGCTCACCGGTGTCGTGCCGGGTTCGAGCGTGCAGTCGGCCGTCGTCGCGTCGTGGCCGACGGCGACGGTGGCGTCGGCGTCGGTGACGCTCGCGGCGTCGGGGTCGGCGGCGACGCTGGCCTGGAAGGGCCGGTCGGCGGCGTCGAGTGCCCGCGCGAGGACACCGGTCGCCGCGAGTGCGTCGCCGTCGGGGGCCGCGACGAGGCGGACGAGGCCAGCGTCACGACAGACGCTGGCGATGTCGCTGGCCGCGGTGGCTGACTCCCCGTGACGGTCGGCGGTAGACATCTATTCGAGGAGGTCCTTCGCGGTGTCGTAGGAGTAGGTGAAGTCGGCCGCAACCTCGTCGCCACGGTAGTAGTCGACGAGACGGCGAATCTTCGCCTCCGTGTTCTGCAAGGCGCGCTTGTTCTGGTGGTCGTTCGGGTTCTCCGCCATGTGTTCGCGGAGGCCGACGGCTCGCTCCATCAGGTTCCGCAGGTCTTCGGGCAGGTCCGGTGCGGCCGCCTGCTCTTCGAGAATCTCCGTGAC
This genomic window contains:
- a CDS encoding 30S ribosomal protein S15, whose translation is MARMHTRRRGSSDSDKPVADEPPEWSDVDADAIEERVVELAEQGHSPSEIGLKLRDEGVQGTPIPNVKLATDKKVTEILEEQAAAPDLPEDLRNLMERAVGLREHMAENPNDHQNKRALQNTEAKIRRLVDYYRGDEVAADFTYSYDTAKDLLE